A part of Gammaproteobacteria bacterium genomic DNA contains:
- a CDS encoding L,D-transpeptidase has protein sequence MRKVQALLTVWLIFHFLVAYSAVVYEIDASPFGTANAPLPQYIKAPQEKLIVVDPSQHVFGAYSPEGKLIRWGLASAGSSWCSDINKSCETTPGNYRVYSLGDESCISSKFPLAEAGGAPMPYCMFFNGGQALHGANEVAYANTSHGCVRLHLDDAQWLRYHFVERPQAENDYHGTRVLIKTYNELSLNGSKRLHYYQYYNAYQQKYRQFI, from the coding sequence TTGAGGAAAGTTCAAGCCCTGCTAACGGTTTGGTTAATTTTTCACTTCCTCGTAGCGTATTCTGCTGTGGTTTATGAAATTGATGCGTCACCTTTTGGTACAGCTAATGCACCGTTGCCTCAATACATCAAAGCTCCTCAAGAAAAATTGATTGTAGTTGACCCCAGTCAGCACGTATTTGGTGCCTATTCACCGGAGGGAAAATTGATCCGCTGGGGCCTGGCGAGTGCAGGCAGCAGTTGGTGTAGTGATATCAATAAAAGTTGTGAAACAACACCGGGGAATTATCGAGTCTATTCACTCGGTGATGAAAGTTGCATATCGAGTAAATTTCCCTTAGCCGAAGCGGGCGGGGCGCCCATGCCCTATTGTATGTTCTTCAATGGGGGGCAGGCATTGCATGGGGCGAACGAAGTCGCTTATGCCAATACAAGCCATGGGTGCGTTCGATTACATTTAGATGATGCCCAGTGGTTGCGTTATCATTTTGTCGAACGCCCCCAAGCTGAAAACGATTATCATGGAACGCGCGTTTTAATTAAAACTTATAATGAGTTGAGTCTAAACGGGTCTAAAAGGTTGCACTACTACCAATATTACAATGCCTACCAGCAAAAATACCGGCAATTCATTTAG
- the hemJ gene encoding protoporphyrinogen oxidase HemJ has product MLWVKAFHIIFMVTWFSGLFYLPRLFVYHAMATDAISIARFKMMERKLFFGIMTPGAILTLIFGVWLLSYNMQAYMHMRWLHYKLTLVALLIIYHGYLGFLSIRFNKDRNQHSHRFYRILNELPVFLLVGIVILVVVQPFRPV; this is encoded by the coding sequence ATGCTGTGGGTAAAAGCTTTTCACATCATCTTTATGGTTACATGGTTCAGTGGTTTATTTTATTTGCCCCGTCTATTTGTCTACCATGCCATGGCTACCGACGCGATTAGCATTGCCCGTTTTAAGATGATGGAACGAAAGTTATTTTTTGGAATTATGACCCCGGGGGCTATTCTAACCCTTATTTTTGGCGTTTGGTTGTTAAGTTATAACATGCAGGCTTATATGCATATGCGATGGTTGCACTATAAATTAACCCTGGTCGCTTTACTCATTATTTATCATGGTTATCTGGGCTTTCTTTCGATTCGCTTTAACAAAGATCGCAACCAACATAGTCATCGCTTCTATCGTATTCTAAATGAATTGCCGGTATTTTTGCTGGTAGGCATTGTAATATTGGTAGTAGTGCAACCTTTTAGACCCGTTTAG
- the erpA gene encoding iron-sulfur cluster insertion protein ErpA, with product MSEPLTFTTHAAAKVWELISEEGNFNLKLRVYVTGGGCSGFQYGFTFVERPEDDDAVVVQSVPEQEKETSVQLLIDPLSLQYLAGATIDYKEDIEGEQFIIQNPNAKTTCGCGSSFTTEDDATEH from the coding sequence ATGTCTGAGCCATTAACATTTACTACACATGCTGCTGCAAAAGTTTGGGAGCTAATCAGTGAAGAAGGGAATTTCAATTTAAAATTAAGAGTTTACGTGACCGGGGGTGGATGTTCCGGCTTTCAATATGGTTTTACGTTTGTTGAACGACCTGAAGACGACGACGCGGTTGTGGTGCAATCGGTGCCAGAGCAAGAGAAAGAAACGTCAGTTCAGTTGCTTATTGACCCTTTAAGCCTTCAGTATCTGGCGGGTGCTACCATAGACTATAAAGAAGACATTGAAGGAGAGCAGTTTATTATTCAGAATCCGAATGCCAAAACTACCTGTGGCTGTGGATCCTCTTTTACCACTGAAGATGATGCGACTGAGCATTAA
- a CDS encoding MFS transporter yields the protein MNNFREAFHHLRSFETNFWLLLAATLMHQIGNMGMIFLMPYLNQHLGYSLFRTSFVFATFSGSMILGGLLSGRLACYRPERLLPIILCCTSGVLFIFPFVKNLAWITLLTIIWGAAFGIYRPTTQTLLAEFSKPGYHKLTFSMYRWVLNLGMSIGPAMGGFIAVYSFKAIYITNAMTNLFAALILLVGFVPTLKTAITPLPARKKLSLNTIYQDKTLMIFLLGLVPISMIFAQHESTLVLFLSHDLNFSLSFYGLLFTLNTLMIVGFEFLINIIMLKWTYRLSFTIGGLFITLGFFCLGFAVTKMQVVLLAMSWTLGEMIFFPAVSSYIADIAPKESRANYMGINSTAANVGMLLGPWGGALLMAHFGSEVLWAACGLFGLFSLYVFSQCKEPKVAAVLQPLELNRS from the coding sequence ATGAATAATTTTCGTGAAGCTTTTCATCATCTTCGCTCCTTCGAAACCAATTTTTGGTTACTCTTAGCTGCTACGTTGATGCATCAAATTGGCAATATGGGTATGATTTTTTTAATGCCTTATCTCAATCAGCATCTGGGATATAGCCTATTTCGTACTTCTTTTGTTTTTGCCACGTTTAGTGGAAGTATGATTTTAGGGGGGCTCTTGAGTGGACGATTGGCATGCTATCGACCAGAGCGTTTACTTCCCATTATTTTATGTTGTACGAGCGGTGTTTTATTTATCTTTCCCTTCGTTAAAAACTTAGCTTGGATCACACTGCTCACAATCATCTGGGGGGCTGCGTTTGGGATTTATCGACCCACGACACAAACGCTATTAGCAGAATTTTCCAAACCTGGCTATCACAAATTAACTTTTTCCATGTATCGGTGGGTTTTAAATTTGGGTATGAGCATTGGTCCTGCAATGGGTGGATTTATCGCTGTTTACTCTTTCAAAGCAATTTACATCACCAATGCAATGACTAATCTGTTTGCAGCGCTCATCCTTTTGGTAGGCTTTGTACCAACTCTAAAGACTGCAATCACCCCCTTACCTGCCAGAAAAAAACTATCCTTAAACACAATTTACCAAGACAAAACACTCATGATATTTTTGCTGGGGCTGGTACCGATTTCCATGATTTTTGCGCAACATGAATCGACGCTTGTTCTTTTTTTAAGCCATGATTTAAATTTTTCTTTAAGTTTTTACGGATTATTATTTACCTTAAACACCCTCATGATTGTAGGTTTTGAATTTTTAATTAACATCATTATGCTCAAATGGACTTATCGCCTATCATTCACGATTGGTGGGCTCTTTATTACGCTCGGATTTTTTTGCTTAGGCTTTGCAGTTACAAAAATGCAAGTTGTGTTGCTAGCGATGAGTTGGACATTGGGCGAAATGATTTTTTTCCCCGCAGTAAGTAGTTATATTGCTGATATTGCACCGAAAGAAAGTCGCGCCAACTATATGGGCATCAACAGTACAGCAGCCAATGTAGGAATGTTATTGGGTCCCTGGGGTGGTGCACTACTGATGGCGCATTTTGGATCAGAAGTATTATGGGCAGCATGTGGGTTGTTCGGACTTTTTTCTTTATACGTTTTTAGCCAGTGCAAAGAGCCGAAAGTGGCTGCTGTTTTGCAACCTCTTGAGCTCAATCGTTCTTAA
- a CDS encoding FAD-dependent oxidoreductase — protein sequence MTIEKIQRIGIIGAGFSGTSLAFALSQLAQKSLEVILFEKSGDFGAGPAYATPFPYHLLNVRAKDMSIYELESQHFVNWLTTHTAKLNLSLKAPLADQFVSRMLYRLYLQDLLTELSLTSNSNIKLHCVEAEVVDLKTMSHHILLQTKAGATFTVDQVVLALGNLPPSHFPFPHDSSMPVINNPWEYRAVENIPETANVMIVGTGLSMIDTVLTLHQRRHRGKIIAVSRHGLLPLPHSCANAQFTLNPSQFPLRLHHLTRWLRKMIREYEAEGGDWREIIHAFRNDVPHVWQKLTLTDKKRFLRHMVPLWNVHRHRVHDEIDALLKQMMSTGQLSILSGRVLKSDPQGTQIKLRHTEEIKSFSIDWLVNCMGPRSLLSTRTTPLISNLLARHFATLDPLHMGFAVNSTGALQNKEQKDSKVIFTLGPLRKGSVFESGAVPEIRKQAFELAQTLLHS from the coding sequence ATGACAATAGAAAAGATTCAACGCATAGGAATTATTGGGGCCGGTTTTTCTGGTACGTCTCTTGCTTTTGCGTTAAGTCAATTAGCACAAAAATCTCTGGAAGTTATTTTATTCGAAAAGTCAGGTGATTTTGGTGCAGGTCCTGCCTACGCTACGCCTTTTCCTTATCATCTTTTAAATGTTCGCGCCAAAGATATGAGTATTTATGAGCTTGAGTCGCAGCATTTTGTAAATTGGTTAACAACACACACTGCTAAGTTAAATTTGTCTTTGAAAGCGCCGCTTGCTGATCAATTTGTTTCGCGAATGCTTTACCGATTGTACTTACAAGATTTACTAACAGAATTAAGTCTTACTTCCAATTCAAACATTAAATTGCACTGTGTCGAAGCGGAAGTCGTTGATTTAAAAACGATGAGTCATCACATCTTACTGCAAACCAAGGCGGGAGCTACTTTTACTGTCGATCAAGTCGTTCTGGCCTTAGGTAATTTACCGCCTAGCCATTTTCCTTTTCCACATGATTCCTCTATGCCAGTCATTAACAACCCGTGGGAATACCGAGCGGTTGAAAATATTCCTGAGACAGCCAATGTCATGATTGTGGGAACGGGGCTCAGTATGATTGATACCGTCCTTACTCTTCATCAACGCCGACACCGCGGCAAAATTATTGCGGTATCACGGCATGGCTTACTGCCGCTACCGCATTCTTGTGCGAATGCACAATTCACCCTGAATCCTAGTCAATTTCCATTGCGATTGCATCACTTAACTCGATGGCTCCGTAAAATGATTCGCGAGTATGAAGCCGAAGGCGGGGATTGGCGTGAAATCATTCATGCTTTTCGAAATGATGTCCCTCATGTTTGGCAAAAACTGACACTCACTGATAAAAAAAGATTTCTGCGTCATATGGTTCCACTTTGGAATGTCCATCGTCATCGTGTGCATGACGAAATTGATGCGTTATTAAAACAAATGATGTCGACTGGCCAATTGTCTATATTGAGTGGTCGTGTTTTAAAATCTGATCCGCAAGGCACGCAAATCAAGTTGCGCCATACGGAAGAAATTAAATCATTCTCAATTGATTGGCTCGTTAATTGCATGGGCCCACGGTCTTTGTTATCAACTCGCACAACCCCTCTCATTTCCAATTTACTTGCTCGGCATTTTGCAACGCTTGATCCCCTACATATGGGATTTGCAGTTAATTCAACGGGGGCACTGCAAAACAAAGAACAAAAAGATTCTAAAGTTATTTTCACCCTCGGTCCTTTACGTAAGGGCAGTGTTTTTGAAAGTGGTGCAGTTCCTGAAATCCGCAAGCAAGCTTTTGAGTTGGCACAGACTTTGCTGCATTCCTGA
- a CDS encoding multidrug effflux MFS transporter, producing MFRQNLKIILIICLISSLGRFVLDSYLPSLPAISHYFMISDKRTQLTLTLYLLGFSLSQLIYGPLSDRYGRRTIILIGLGIFLTGSLICTLALSPMILLLSRLVAGIGAGACGVLNRAIASDCFKGADFSQAWSYTTSALVLTLVFAPILGGYVQDVLGWRGNFFIATIFVIAVFIIILQFLPETKNSLTQPNLKIRAVIVSYYRILFSKTFFMCTLCYTLAFSGLILYFQISPLLFINVYGLTATQYGWSSLVIAGSYLVGGILVTKLAHHLSIQALLFIGTILLISGGVMMLLAYYCNQAYLLAVLLPAAVYVLGARIVIPNAIAGSMEEFRHLNGSSSALIGCIQMLGSSMISLLITNFSYKTPYPLGLFLTVLGLLSLTVVFFIKQHRVPC from the coding sequence ATGTTCCGACAGAATTTAAAAATTATTCTTATCATCTGTTTAATTTCATCATTGGGACGATTTGTACTGGATAGCTATTTACCCTCGCTGCCTGCGATCAGTCATTACTTCATGATTTCTGATAAGCGGACGCAGTTAACCCTTACGCTTTATTTATTAGGCTTTAGTTTATCTCAACTGATCTACGGACCTTTGTCAGATCGCTATGGACGAAGGACCATTATTTTAATTGGATTGGGAATTTTTTTAACCGGAAGTCTAATTTGCACTTTAGCGTTATCACCGATGATTTTACTTTTATCAAGATTAGTCGCAGGAATTGGAGCAGGTGCTTGTGGCGTACTAAATCGCGCTATTGCGAGCGATTGTTTTAAGGGAGCAGATTTTTCACAAGCGTGGTCTTATACAACATCTGCGTTGGTTTTAACGCTGGTATTTGCACCCATTTTAGGTGGTTATGTGCAGGATGTATTGGGTTGGCGTGGTAATTTTTTTATTGCTACGATATTTGTTATTGCGGTATTTATTATTATTTTGCAATTTTTACCTGAAACTAAAAATAGTTTGACACAACCCAACTTAAAAATTCGGGCGGTCATAGTTTCCTATTATCGAATTTTATTCAGTAAAACTTTCTTCATGTGTACATTGTGTTACACGTTAGCCTTTTCTGGGTTGATTCTTTATTTTCAAATTAGTCCTTTACTCTTTATTAATGTGTATGGATTAACTGCAACACAATACGGCTGGTCATCGCTTGTCATTGCAGGAAGTTATCTAGTCGGTGGCATTTTAGTGACGAAGCTTGCGCATCATCTCAGCATCCAAGCATTATTATTTATCGGTACCATTTTATTAATTAGCGGTGGAGTGATGATGTTGCTCGCTTATTATTGTAATCAAGCTTATTTATTAGCAGTTTTGCTCCCTGCCGCCGTGTATGTTTTGGGTGCGCGCATTGTCATTCCTAATGCCATTGCGGGCTCCATGGAGGAATTCCGACATTTAAACGGCAGCAGTTCTGCTTTGATTGGCTGCATTCAAATGTTGGGGTCATCGATGATTAGTTTATTAATCACAAATTTTAGTTATAAAACCCCTTATCCATTAGGGCTCTTTTTAACCGTCCTTGGCTTACTCAGCTTGACTGTGGTGTTCTTTATAAAACAACATCGTGTCCCTTGCTAA
- the thiL gene encoding thiamine-phosphate kinase codes for MTLEKVIPTKEFSIIETYFKNKTLTRDDVELGIGDDAALLRLPSAQLLVLSTDTLIKGVHFPENTAAYDIGYKALAVNLSDLAAMGALPAWFSLALTLPLADTSWLQDFTQGLFNLAKEFNVQLVGGDTTRGALSITIQALGWVPPHQALRRSGAKVGDKIYVSGTMGDAGLGLQVALGKMTLSSKDNQLVLNRLNQPFPKVKLGMLLRTFATSAIDLSDGLYADLNHILTQSQVGAEINTDNLPLSVTLKKYLSPQDAKIYALTAGDDYELCFTIPLAKEIEFLQMIQTAQMNCTCIGEVKSEPGIQLTGFIGSLPTQGYQHF; via the coding sequence ATGACTTTAGAAAAAGTCATTCCTACCAAAGAATTTTCTATCATTGAAACGTATTTTAAAAATAAAACCCTGACCCGCGATGATGTTGAGCTTGGTATTGGTGATGATGCTGCCTTATTAAGGTTGCCATCTGCGCAATTATTGGTTTTATCGACAGATACGTTAATTAAGGGTGTGCATTTTCCCGAAAACACGGCGGCTTATGATATTGGCTATAAAGCCTTAGCGGTAAACTTAAGCGATCTTGCTGCCATGGGCGCATTGCCTGCATGGTTTAGCTTAGCATTAACTTTGCCATTAGCTGATACAAGTTGGCTGCAAGACTTTACGCAAGGATTATTTAATTTAGCAAAAGAATTTAACGTGCAATTAGTCGGGGGAGATACGACGCGTGGTGCATTATCAATCACCATCCAAGCGCTTGGATGGGTTCCACCGCATCAGGCGCTGCGTCGTAGTGGTGCGAAAGTCGGTGATAAAATTTATGTAAGTGGCACGATGGGCGATGCAGGGTTGGGTTTGCAAGTTGCGCTCGGCAAAATGACTTTATCATCAAAAGATAATCAACTTGTACTCAATCGATTAAATCAACCTTTTCCTAAAGTAAAATTAGGTATGCTTCTGCGAACTTTTGCTACGAGTGCAATTGATCTTTCTGATGGATTGTATGCCGATTTAAATCACATTCTCACTCAAAGTCAGGTGGGCGCAGAAATTAATACCGATAATTTACCTTTGTCAGTAACGCTCAAAAAATATCTATCACCTCAAGATGCCAAAATATACGCACTTACGGCAGGTGATGATTATGAATTATGTTTTACTATTCCGCTTGCGAAGGAAATCGAATTTTTGCAAATGATACAAACTGCACAAATGAATTGCACTTGCATTGGGGAAGTTAAATCGGAGCCGGGCATCCAGTTAACTGGTTTCATTGGATCTTTGCCCACACAAGGCTATCAGCATTTCTAA
- a CDS encoding glycosyltransferase family 4 protein, with translation MKDKIFVVASYADSLINFRLQLMQEFLKRDFEVVALAPHDLDVKKILETKNIRFIDIPLQRNGTNPLKDIKLLIALRNIFRKEKPSIVFSYTIKPVVYASLAAQLAGISQIYSLMTGTGYAFSNHNLKSKLIGKIARKLLKTALSQNTKVFFQNPDNLAFFIKENLITSQKPVAIFNGSGVDCQAFYPAPQPADVSFLMIARLLYCKGVCEYVSAAAKLKKQYPHVRFKLVGWRDTNPESVSQQELDNWIKQGDIEFLGKLSDVRDSIADSSVYVLPSWNEGMPRTVLEAMAMGKPIITTDTPGCKETVIPSKNGFLIPVQNVDALYKAMAYFILHPEKISGMGEVSRQVAVEKYDVNKVNRSMLEAMGIRVA, from the coding sequence ATGAAGGATAAAATTTTTGTTGTCGCAAGTTATGCCGATTCTCTGATTAATTTTCGACTGCAACTCATGCAAGAATTTTTAAAAAGAGATTTTGAAGTCGTTGCGTTAGCTCCACACGATCTTGATGTAAAAAAAATTTTAGAAACTAAAAATATTCGTTTTATTGATATCCCCTTGCAACGAAATGGCACCAATCCGCTAAAAGATATTAAATTACTTATTGCGCTTAGAAACATTTTTCGCAAAGAAAAACCATCTATAGTCTTTTCTTATACGATTAAACCTGTGGTTTATGCTTCGCTTGCAGCGCAACTTGCTGGGATTTCCCAAATTTATTCCCTCATGACGGGAACCGGCTATGCCTTTTCAAATCACAATTTAAAAAGTAAATTGATTGGGAAAATTGCAAGAAAACTATTGAAAACTGCACTGAGTCAGAACACCAAAGTATTTTTTCAAAACCCTGATAACTTGGCATTTTTTATTAAAGAAAATTTAATTACTTCGCAAAAACCCGTGGCCATTTTTAATGGTTCAGGGGTGGATTGCCAAGCTTTTTATCCTGCCCCTCAGCCTGCAGACGTTTCCTTTTTAATGATCGCACGATTATTGTATTGTAAAGGGGTTTGCGAATATGTCAGTGCAGCAGCCAAGCTAAAAAAACAGTATCCTCATGTTCGATTCAAACTAGTAGGATGGCGAGATACGAATCCAGAATCAGTGAGCCAGCAAGAACTTGATAACTGGATCAAACAAGGTGACATTGAGTTTTTAGGTAAGCTTTCTGATGTGAGAGATAGCATCGCAGATTCCTCAGTTTACGTTTTGCCTTCTTGGAACGAAGGCATGCCGCGAACCGTCCTTGAAGCAATGGCGATGGGGAAACCGATCATTACCACCGATACGCCCGGGTGTAAAGAAACTGTCATTCCTTCTAAAAATGGATTTCTCATTCCCGTGCAAAATGTTGACGCCTTATACAAGGCTATGGCGTATTTCATTTTACACCCAGAAAAAATTAGCGGGATGGGTGAAGTGAGCCGCCAAGTAGCAGTTGAAAAGTATGATGTCAATAAAGTTAATCGCAGTATGTTGGAGGCAATGGGAATTAGGGTGGCATAG
- a CDS encoding DJ-1/PfpI family protein, protein MYTVAIIVSTFGYHWEEVLTPYLVFEANGWQALFFTLDGKQPTADPNSVVIRPLLCHVGLGTKPEFAPSSEIGLKFLQALQNNMQAVDEISIKDIDALYVAGGHGALFDINVALSVHKKIKEAFEAGKIISAVCHGVSALAFVQESNQAIVKGKKITCFPDLEDDLLIPLGLVDKKFLPLPYRNEQKLREAGALMDVSQRLLSLLNPSYYVVDFPFVTGVGPKAAQDVAEAVATLGSTPQTL, encoded by the coding sequence ATGTATACCGTGGCGATTATTGTTAGTACATTTGGTTATCACTGGGAAGAAGTTTTGACGCCTTATCTTGTTTTTGAAGCAAATGGCTGGCAAGCGCTTTTTTTCACCCTTGATGGCAAGCAGCCTACTGCCGATCCAAACAGTGTGGTCATTAGGCCTTTATTATGTCATGTGGGTTTAGGGACCAAGCCTGAGTTTGCGCCAAGCAGTGAAATTGGTTTAAAATTTTTGCAGGCCCTGCAAAATAATATGCAAGCGGTTGATGAAATTTCCATTAAAGATATTGATGCCCTCTACGTTGCCGGTGGGCATGGTGCCTTATTTGACATCAACGTTGCTTTAAGCGTACACAAAAAAATTAAAGAAGCTTTTGAAGCGGGTAAAATTATCAGTGCTGTGTGCCACGGCGTATCTGCATTGGCTTTTGTTCAAGAGAGTAATCAAGCTATTGTAAAAGGTAAAAAGATAACTTGTTTTCCAGATCTTGAAGATGATTTGTTGATCCCTTTAGGATTAGTCGATAAAAAGTTTTTGCCTCTGCCGTATCGTAACGAACAAAAATTACGGGAAGCAGGTGCTTTGATGGACGTAAGTCAACGCTTGCTTAGTTTGTTAAATCCGAGCTATTACGTCGTGGATTTTCCCTTTGTAACAGGGGTGGGACCAAAAGCTGCGCAAGACGTGGCAGAAGCTGTGGCAACGCTAGGATCAACGCCGCAGACTTTATGA
- a CDS encoding oxidative damage protection protein, translating to MVRSIFCQKLKKQADALLSPPLPGALGQRIFENISQEAWKNWQAHQTMLINEYRLSMIDPKAKTFLLTEMEKFLFGDGSEKPPGFVGHS from the coding sequence ATGGTACGTAGTATTTTTTGTCAAAAATTAAAAAAGCAAGCTGACGCACTACTTTCACCACCTTTACCCGGGGCGTTAGGTCAACGGATTTTTGAAAATATTTCCCAAGAAGCTTGGAAAAATTGGCAAGCACATCAAACCATGCTCATTAATGAATACCGATTAAGCATGATTGACCCTAAAGCCAAAACGTTTTTGCTGACTGAGATGGAAAAATTTTTATTTGGTGATGGCTCAGAGAAACCGCCTGGGTTTGTTGGTCATTCATAA
- the mutY gene encoding A/G-specific adenine glycosylase, translating into MKILERGKNLQLSSTAPLEHPFGQPIYPVLLRWFSKKGRKNLPWQLNKTPYRVWISEIMLQQTQVRTVHDYFLRFIARFPTVQCLANAHEDEVLHVWTGLGYYRRARLLHKTAQLIATEFKGEFPADVDILTTLPGIGRTTAGAICSLAFDQPGVILDGNVKRVLARYYALQNPTIEKIAQKQLWQWAAYNQPKKKNFADYTQALMDLGALVCLPKNPKCLICPLVQRCQAHHQNLTHLLPVKKPSAKLPTKSATFLVFCHGSTVVLQKRESQGIWGGLWSLPEVEGLPSEPKFTRFSQTTFNVKIKNYEKLPLIRHTFTHFHLEMHLLIINLTKKKCLPADAIWFDLKQPQKLGIPKPILTLLKGLAENYQVSI; encoded by the coding sequence ATGAAAATCCTCGAACGTGGTAAAAATTTGCAACTTTCCTCCACCGCCCCCCTAGAACACCCGTTTGGCCAACCTATTTATCCAGTATTACTTCGTTGGTTTTCGAAAAAAGGTCGCAAAAATTTGCCCTGGCAACTTAATAAAACGCCTTATCGAGTTTGGATTTCGGAAATTATGTTGCAGCAAACACAAGTCAGAACGGTACATGATTATTTTCTACGTTTTATCGCCCGCTTCCCTACAGTTCAATGCTTAGCTAATGCACATGAAGATGAAGTGTTACATGTTTGGACGGGTTTAGGATATTACCGACGTGCCAGGCTCTTGCATAAGACCGCTCAATTAATAGCTACTGAGTTTAAAGGTGAATTTCCTGCTGATGTAGATATTCTTACCACCCTGCCAGGTATTGGACGTACCACGGCTGGGGCAATTTGTTCGTTAGCTTTTGATCAGCCTGGCGTTATTTTAGATGGGAATGTCAAACGTGTCCTCGCTAGATATTATGCGCTTCAAAACCCCACAATTGAAAAAATTGCTCAGAAACAGTTATGGCAATGGGCCGCTTACAATCAACCTAAGAAAAAAAACTTTGCTGATTATACGCAAGCTTTAATGGATTTGGGCGCGCTCGTTTGCTTGCCAAAAAATCCTAAATGCCTAATCTGTCCACTCGTCCAAAGGTGCCAAGCCCATCACCAAAATCTCACCCACCTTCTGCCCGTAAAAAAACCGAGTGCGAAATTACCCACTAAAAGCGCTACTTTTTTAGTTTTCTGTCATGGTTCAACCGTGGTTTTACAAAAACGTGAGAGCCAAGGAATTTGGGGCGGTCTATGGAGTTTACCCGAAGTCGAGGGACTTCCCAGTGAACCCAAATTTACACGATTTAGCCAAACCACTTTCAATGTAAAAATTAAGAATTACGAGAAGTTACCCCTCATTCGGCATACTTTTACGCATTTTCATTTAGAAATGCACCTGCTTATAATTAATCTAACCAAAAAAAAATGCTTACCCGCCGATGCTATTTGGTTTGATTTAAAGCAGCCGCAAAAATTAGGCATACCCAAACCCATCTTAACGCTATTAAAAGGGTTAGCTGAAAATTATCAGGTCAGTATATAA
- the hutG gene encoding formimidoylglutamase encodes MNWESSYSPPDPLVWQGRADIPADSCFFQRMQTLNLLEHLPPQCTQLAFALIGFKCDEGVRRDQGRTGATEGPTAIRHKLAKLPIQNPNIICFDVGNITCTDHDLEKSQAALAEVVALLLKQNIRPIVLGGGHEAAWGHYLGIALAYPAEKKLGIINFDAHFDLTAPRGHKPSAQSAFYQIAIAHQKAHQHFDYNCIGIQHAGNIRQQFEVAKKLKTKLILADEMHQGLQEKCFDFVDRVIDENDSIYMSISLDVFSPAFAPGVSTIQPLGLNPWHTIPLIRQVAASGKAISYDIVEHVPRYDVDHRTAKLAATLIYEIIHHHNENPRTW; translated from the coding sequence ATGAATTGGGAGTCTTCTTATTCACCGCCCGATCCGCTTGTATGGCAAGGTCGTGCCGATATTCCGGCTGATTCTTGTTTTTTCCAGCGTATGCAGACTTTAAATTTATTAGAACACCTTCCTCCTCAATGCACTCAGCTAGCTTTTGCTCTGATTGGCTTTAAGTGCGATGAGGGTGTAAGACGTGATCAAGGTCGAACGGGAGCGACGGAGGGACCGACTGCCATTCGACATAAACTAGCTAAACTGCCCATTCAAAATCCTAACATTATTTGTTTTGATGTAGGAAACATCACCTGCACAGATCATGATTTAGAAAAAAGTCAGGCAGCTCTTGCTGAAGTCGTTGCATTATTGCTAAAGCAAAATATTCGACCGATCGTTTTAGGTGGGGGTCACGAAGCAGCCTGGGGACATTATTTAGGCATAGCCCTGGCCTATCCTGCAGAAAAAAAACTGGGAATTATAAATTTTGATGCCCATTTTGACTTGACGGCGCCACGTGGACATAAGCCTAGCGCGCAGAGTGCGTTTTACCAAATCGCCATTGCTCATCAAAAAGCGCATCAGCATTTCGACTATAACTGCATTGGTATCCAACATGCAGGCAATATTCGCCAACAATTTGAAGTGGCAAAAAAATTAAAAACCAAATTGATTTTAGCGGATGAAATGCATCAAGGTTTACAGGAAAAATGTTTTGATTTTGTTGATCGAGTGATCGATGAAAACGATTCCATTTATATGAGTATTTCGCTCGATGTGTTCTCTCCCGCCTTTGCACCTGGAGTGAGTACGATCCAACCGCTCGGCTTGAATCCTTGGCATACCATTCCTCTCATCCGTCAAGTTGCCGCTTCAGGAAAAGCTATCAGTTATGATATTGTTGAGCACGTGCCACGGTACGATGTTGATCATCGGACCGCTAAACTTGCAGCAACTTTAATTTACGAAATAATTCACCATCATAATGAAAATCCTCGAACGTGGTAA